ATAGCTACTTTGATAGCAAAGAAGAATTTGCTGCTCAAGCCATTACCCATTATATAGAACCCTTTATACAGCTATTAACGAGGCACCTACAACACTCACAAGTCGACCCGCTATCTGCTTTAAAAAACTACTATGCAGAGCTTATTGTTGCAGTGGAAAAGAATGGATACAAAGACGGATGTTTATTGGGCAACCTGATGGGGGAAATTGGCGATACCAGTGAACTGTGCAACCATGCGTTAAAGTCTGCTGTTGATCGCTACAAAGTGCTGCAATATAAAGCGTTACTGCAAGCACAAAATAAAGGCACGGTACGTAATGATAGGAGTGCCGAAATCATGGCTAACTTATTGATAAATAATTGGCAAGGCGCGTTGTTACGGATGAAAATCGAACAGTCCGTGCAACCTTTGCAAGAGTTTTTCGATACCTTACTGAATGATTATTTTGTTGTCTAGTCGATTTTAGATTAGGAGCAAGGTAAAACGACACAACCGCCGGTTGTCCGGGTATTTTTTTACGCCCAATAACAAGACATCCGGTCATATATTAATCATGGGATTTTGATATGAGCGAAGAAAAAACCTTAATGGATTTTGTTAAACAAGCAAAATCACAAATACACGAAATAGAGGTATTAAGTGTTAAACCTCTCTTGGATGAAGGCTATCAAGTACTGGATGTGCGCGAACCTGCCGAATTTATGTCAGGTACTATTGAGGGTGCGTTAAATATTCCGCGTGGAACACTGGAAGCGGCGGCAGACCGTCAATACGCAGGTCGTCGTGAAGAATTAATGGATCGCGATAAAAAATGGCTACTACTTTGTGCCAGTTCGGGGCGCTCTGCAATGGCGGCGGCTGTGATGCAACAAATGGGTTTTAAAAATATTAGGAACATTAATGGCGGCATTGCAGCCTGGAAAGCGGCCGAATTAGCCGTGAACATTCCACCACAAACTTAAGAATTAATCATTTTAAAAAACTGTTTAACTAACAAACTTTTAAACGATATCGCCATGATGGCCTATATCGTTTTTTTTAACAACCAACTAAATACGACTGGTCGTATAACAGCATAGGAGACAATATGCCTAAATATATTATTGAACGAGAAATCCCTAATGCAGGCCAATTAACTGCGGCAGACTTGCAACAAATATCACAAAAATCTTGCTGCGTTCTGAACGACATGGGGCCGCAAATTCAGTGGGTGGAAAGTTATGTGACAGACGACAAAATCTATTGCATTTACATCGCCCCCGATAAACAAAGCATTAAAACACATGCGGAACGTGGTGAGTTTCCGGCAAATTCTATTGCCGAAGTAAAAACCATGATTAATCCAACAACAGCTGAAAATAGCAGGGGCTAAGCATCATGAAAATACAGTGGGATAAACAAAAATGCTCTCATTCTGGCAACTGTGTCAAATCACTGCCTGAGGTATTTAAAGTGGTAGACGGACAATTTATTATCGAGCCTGATAAAGCGACTTCTGCTGAAGCCGTTAAAGTTATCAATCAATGCCCTTCCGGCGCACTTAAACGTATCGACTAACTAATTAAAACGAATCTTCTTGTACTT
Above is a window of Methylobacter sp. S3L5C DNA encoding:
- a CDS encoding TetR/AcrR family transcriptional regulator, with amino-acid sequence MNSKLSKRTKLLDQGVYLMMNQGYHATGINEIVNAVQVPKGSFYSYFDSKEEFAAQAITHYIEPFIQLLTRHLQHSQVDPLSALKNYYAELIVAVEKNGYKDGCLLGNLMGEIGDTSELCNHALKSAVDRYKVLQYKALLQAQNKGTVRNDRSAEIMANLLINNWQGALLRMKIEQSVQPLQEFFDTLLNDYFVV
- a CDS encoding rhodanese-like domain-containing protein, which gives rise to MSEEKTLMDFVKQAKSQIHEIEVLSVKPLLDEGYQVLDVREPAEFMSGTIEGALNIPRGTLEAAADRQYAGRREELMDRDKKWLLLCASSGRSAMAAAVMQQMGFKNIRNINGGIAAWKAAELAVNIPPQT
- a CDS encoding DUF4242 domain-containing protein, with amino-acid sequence MPKYIIEREIPNAGQLTAADLQQISQKSCCVLNDMGPQIQWVESYVTDDKIYCIYIAPDKQSIKTHAERGEFPANSIAEVKTMINPTTAENSRG
- a CDS encoding (4Fe-4S)-binding protein is translated as MKIQWDKQKCSHSGNCVKSLPEVFKVVDGQFIIEPDKATSAEAVKVINQCPSGALKRID